The Punica granatum isolate Tunisia-2019 chromosome 4, ASM765513v2, whole genome shotgun sequence genome has a window encoding:
- the LOC116204228 gene encoding extensin-like gives MEGPASRGNESSKKVPTTSSSSGGRRGKEVSVNAVNTAHQASQQYSVNVTTTPTTTPTYFPSPLQHQPQSIYYSAPPIPPPMTSQPYDHYAPASAQPSQPRPPVLRASPPAQQNPTAQGPQAGSTQSRPRKQYTPLPAPLSHIYQQLLAGNRIQPISLGPNFNPSTQD, from the coding sequence atggaggGCCCCGCCAGTAGAGGAAATGAGTCATCGAAGAAGGTCCCCACCACGTCGTCGTCTTCCGGCGGAAGGAGAGGGAAGGAAGTTTCAGTGAACGCCGTCAATACGGCACATCAGGCGTCCCAACAATATTCGGTGAATGTCACGACCACACCAACCACCACTCCTACCTACTTCCCTTCGCCCCTACAGCACCAGCCTCAGTCGATTTACTACTCGGCCCCGCCGATCCCGCCGCCGATGACCTCACAACCGTACGACCACTACGCACCCGCGTCGGCTCAGCCCTCTCAACCTAGGCCCCCGGTGTTGAGAGCTTCTCCACCGGCGCAACAGAACCCTACTGCGCAGGGACCGCAGGCCGGCAGCACGCAGAGCCGACCCCGCAAACAATACACGCCGTTGcctgctcctctctctcatatATATCAGCAACTCCTGGCGGGCAATCGAATTCAGCCGATATCCCTGGGCCCGAATTTCAACCCGTCCACTCAAGATTAG